CCGACCGCGACGAGGACGACCGTCGGCCCGCCGACGAGCGCGAGCGCGACGTGGGGCCAGCCTGCCCGACGGCGAGACCGGGGAAGACGAAGATACCCGCGCCGACCATGGTCCCGATACCGATTGCCAACCCGCCGCGGAGGCCGATTGTTCGCTCCAACTCGGTCCCGCTTTCGAGGACCGTCACCTCGTCGGCCGCGGCACCGACGTCGACCGCCGGGTCCGCGTCGCCGACCCCCGGCCCGTCGTCGGGCGGGTCCGCCCCGAGCACCGAACCGCCGTGGTTTCCGTCGGACATTGTAGTTACCTGTTGTTTCGTCTCCCCAATATATACACTACCCGTCATATTGAGGGCGGGTGGGTTGGGCTGCGGGTTCGATTCCCGCCGCCGGCGCGTCGTCGCCCCCGACGAGAGAAAGTGTTAATCCGTCCGCGACACGCCCTGCATGCAGAACGATGGCGCACGGAACGCGACGCGGCGGCCGGTTCGGGCGGGGTGAGCCGCGGTGAACTGGTCGCGGAAGTCGCTCGACGAGCTCGAAGCGTTCTACTGGGAGACGATAGCGCCGGCGATGGACCGCGACGGGATGGACCCGACGCGGGACGTGCCGACCTACGCGTGGCTGACCGAACGCGGCTGGTCGGGCATCGCCTACGCGCTCCGCGAGAAACACGACCTCACCCCGCGGGAGTTCTTCGTCGAGGTCGTCGGTCTCGGCGACGATGAGGCCGACGAGGGCTACGACTGGGGCGTCGACGACGACCGCACCGTCGAGGCGTTCGAGTCCTACCTCGGCATGCTCGAATCGCGGCGCAGCCTCGCGGACTCGACGCTGCCGACCCGCCGCACCCACCTCGCGCGGTTCGCCCGAATCTACCGCGACCGGTACGGGTCGGCGGACCTGCTTTCCCGGCTCGACGACCGCGACGCCGAGCCCGACGAGATAGACCGCTGTCTCGCGGTCCTCGACGAGTTCGACGCCGAGCTCGCCACCGACGGAACGAAGCTCAAATACCTCCAGACGGTCCGGTCGTTCTACGAGTACCTCGTGGACTTCCGGCGCGCGCGGTACAACCCCGTCGAGAACGCCGCAAAGCAGTTCCGCTGGGAGCAGGGCCAACCCGACAACCGCACGATGACGGCCGACCAAGTGAGCGACGTGTACGCCGTCGCCGACGACCTCGAAGACCGGCTTCTCGTCCTCGGACTCGCCGGGTGGGGGCTGCGACCGAACGAACTCGCGTCGCTCCGCGCCTCCCAGCTCGTCCTCTCCGGCGACGACCCCCACATCGCGTTCGACGAGCGCAAAAACGGGCCGGGAACCGTCGCGCTCCTCTACGGCGTCGACGCCGTCGCCGCGCGCATCGACGCGCTCGCCGCGGACGACGACTGGAACGGCGCGCTGTTTCCCTCCTCGCGGGCCGCCTCGGGACACATCGCCCGCGAGACGGTCAACCGCCGGTTCAAGCGCCTCGCCGACGAGGCCGGCGTGGCCGTCGACGGCGAGGTTCCGACCGCGAAACTCTGTCGGCGCTTCTGGTACACGGCATATCAGGAAGCGGTCGACGAGATGCTCGCCCAGTTGGAGGGCGTCGCCGCCGACCAAGGGTCGAAAAGCGCCGGCGTCGTCATGTCGAACTACCTCTCCGAGGAGCGCCGCCGGTCGTTCCGCCGGCAGGCGATGCGCGAGACGCTGGCCGACGTGTTCGAGTCCGCCGGCGAGTCTGCGACCGTCGAGACGCAGATGCCGTGACTGTCGCGTCGGTCGCTGCGCAAGACACGAGGTGGGTCGGCGGCCGGGTAAATCATATGTCGCGATATACAACTATCTCGTGGTGGGAGCCACAGTTTCGGAGGATGGGCAGTTTTAGCGTGGCTTTGACGCTGAATTGGGTTAGATTGCGGGAAAAGCGAGCTAGAAGATTCGGTTAAACTAGTTAATCCCCTGTAGTTGTCAGAAATTAGCTGGCATATTCCACCTAAAGATAGTGCCACCGCTCACGAGGGGCAAGCCGGAGTGTTCGTTCACTTAGTCCGGCGGAAGCAGCGCCGAAGAGACCAACTCGACACACTCTCCAGCAGTAATGACTGGTGCGTAGTCCATCTCACCGTCAGCAGCAGCTTTCAACAGAAAGTCAGTGAGCCGCCAGATATTGTACAAGAGGACCGCGAACACGAAGTAGAACAGCCGAACGCGGTAGTCCTTCGAGGAAGTCTTCGCCAGAAATCGTGTTTGATTGACTTGTATTCGTTCTCGATCTGCCAGCGACTACTGTAGCGCCGACAGAACGTTTCAGCCTCTTCCGGCTGAACGCGAGCATTCGTCGCAAAGACAGTCGTCCCATCTGACTTCGTCGAGGGAACATACAAAAACTGCATCCCGTGCGAACCCTGTTCGACGTGGACAGAACCCGACTCAACTGCGACCTCTTGGTCGTCTTGCTCTATCTGCTCAATCGCTTTCCGCTCTGAGCTGGTGATCCGCTTGGGAATCAGGTAGTTCACGTTAAGATTCGAGAGCGTCTGAAACACTCGCATTGAGTCGAATTCGCGGTCGCATAACACCATCTCAATAGGGACGTATTCTTTCGCTTTCCGGACTAATCGCCGGACGACACGATGAATTCGATTCGGCGGGTTGTTGTCCCACCCCGAACTTTCACGAACCGGTTCAACAGCCAAGACCAGCGGGACGTTCTGCCCAATAATCGAGAGGGTGGCAAACTTGAACGCACGTCCATCACCGTCTTTCGTCCCGCTGACCATTGGCATTCCTTCAACATCACCGAAGTAGGGCACTGCGGTAATGTCAAGAGCCACGGTCACTGGCCGCCGAAACGAGACTTCAGACTCGATTACTGAGAGTAGCCGGTTGGTAGCGGTGTCGAACCCATCGAGAAGTGATTCGCTATCGAACTGCTTGACTGCCCGGAGGTGCGTATCACCGTGTGGGCCGTACTCTTTCCCACGTCGGTACTGAAAGCGTGCTGCGCCTTGGGCAGTTCCACACCCGACCATCCCCATGAACGTCTGTAACTCGAAGAATCGAGAGTCATCGTACGACGCGTTCTCTGCTCTGCCAGAGTCAAATGGCGTGAAACAGTGTTCACGAGCAAGGCGAGTCGTACGAAAAATCTCCTTGTCGTCGAACGTGTCTCTCTGTTCTTCTCCATTACCAGACTCCCCTGAGCCACGTTCTTCGAAATCGAGGACTTCGTGCTTAGGACGTACTTCAGCAACAGATGGACCGAAATCGTGGATATTTTTGACGAGTAGATGTGCGCCTCGTTCGACAAACTCACGAGTGACTGTGTCGAAGCGATTACGCCACGTTCTCGACAAGACCGACACATCAGGAATACGGTCGAGACCACACGCTGAGGCGAGTTCATGGTAGCCGGAGAGTTTCCGATAGCTGTTTCCAGTGATTTCGCGGTAGAAGAAGAGCTTGAGTATTCCCTGAAATGGGTACGATGCTGGATGCCACTCAGGATAGCCGTCTTCAAGCGTCTCAAGCCGAATTTCAAGTTCTTCGAACGCTTCAAGTAGTGACTTGCCGAGCCGGAGATGTTCCCGAAGGTCGAGGCCAACAAGAAAAGCATCGGTCATTCGAGCAGCACGGGTTTCCATACGACCGATATTTTCAACACTCCTCATCAATACCTCGACAAGCGATAGTTCAAGCAGTTATCTAGACAGTGCCGGCTCTGTTGAAATCCTTCAGCGTTGACATTGAAGAGAGCGCTCCATCTGGCTAGTTTCCGTGGGTCACAGTGAAAACTAGTCTCTCAACAAATCGCAAGACGGAAAGAGGGTTTCAACAGAGCCGAACGGATGATAACTCGGGTTGTTTGGAACCATACCCTTAGGATTCACTGACTGATGGTGTATGAAAACTGTACCCGTCTATCGCATTCGAACTATCCAATTACTGTAGTGAGGCGTGGACAATCTCAATTAATATGTTAGATAGATATGCAAGTTTAGGAGGAACAAGAAAATAGCTACGACGTATCTGATGAACCTAACTAGTCCAGCCGAAGGCGTCGAGTCTTTAGCTCCCTTCAATCTCATCCGAGCAAACTTTTCAGGAAATATAAACATCAACGCCGCAATGCCCATGAAGAGGGCTCCGAATAAATTTCCCATGAGAATCCTATCATTGGTGCGTATAAATTCCTGATGGCTCAATCAATCGTGTATTCGATCTTTTTGTACCAAGTATCAGTACCTCACAAAGCATCCTCGCCTAGCTGTCTCTGAAGCCTGAATTCTGTGGCCGAGCGGTTGCATTGGCGGTCTCGACGACAGAATCATGGACGGATCGGCGGAGAGCCGTCGCTGTCGGCGGCGGCTGCCGCCGACGCGACAGCGTCGCCACTCCCACCGTTGGCTAGCCCGGTCGGGAGTTACCGGTGGAACCGGTCGTCCGGTGGCCGGTTCGCGGGGACGGCCCGACGCGTCGCGAGGGCCGTCCACGCTGCCCGTCGGATCATGTTGATGAACTCCTTGAATGGCCACTGCCAGAGGCGACGCCCGCCTCGGCGGGGCGTCGCCACGTACTCCCAGTGCAGATACCGCCACACGTTCTGTAACAGCAAGCTCACCACGACGTACAGCAGCCGTACAACCGGATTTTGTGTCGAGGTCGTCGCGATACTTTGTTCAGAGAGTCGATAGCTTGCCTCGATACCGAAGCGTTTCGCGTAGTGGTATCGAGCGTCTCGTGGTGAGTCGATGAACGGCGCGTCAGCGGCGTAGCCGTGACGCGCCACCCCATGTTCGTCGTACCGTCCGTTCTGGTAGGTACAGTCGATGTAGACGGGGAACTCGACGGTCCAGCTGTGACCGTCGAGTCTCGCCGTCAGACTGTGCTGAATCACGCGACTCCAGCCTTCCGAGAGTTCTTGCTTGATTGATTGTCCCCAGCGGACGATCGGCATGACGTACGCGTGGTTGTGCGCCTGAAGCAGCGTCAAGCACTTGCTGTCGTAGAATTCGCGGTCAAGATAGACGGCCTTGACGTTGAGGTCAAGGCCGTCGAGGATACCGAGAAACCCAGCGAGGACGCTGCTGGCGGTGTCGCCGTCTTCGAGACGGCGCACCGCCAGCGTGTATCGTTTGTTCTTCACGCGCGCGTAGAGTGTCGCGTAGGCGTGGAACGCGGTGGTTCCACGCTTCGCTTGGGAATGATAGAGACCGTCGGTGTCGTCTTCGTCTCCATAGTAGGGCCGCAGGTGGAGGTCTGCGCAGACCTCCACCTGCTTGGGGAGGACGTCGAGAACGTCTTTCTGGAGGAGCGTGTTGCCAACTCGTTGGAGTTGGTCCAGTTCAAACTTCGTTCGGAGATGGTAGAGGACCGTGTTTGCGGGAGGCGCGTCTTCACTGTTTTCGCAGAGCGTGGAGACGGAGGTCCCGTCGGTGCATGCACCGACGAGGACCTCGTAGATGTTCTCTGCATCGATTTTAGCGTTGTTGGCGAGATTCAGAGAAACTTCCTCGTCAAGTCGGTTGACGAGGAAGTTAAGGAGCTGGTCCTCGTGGATTTCACTGTCTGCTTGCTTGGTATTAGACACACCTTCTGCAAGCAGACGTCTCAACTAACCGGCTTTGTGATGTACTGAGTATAGTTCGGGTGGACTTGTCTGAATATTGGATAACTTGTCAACCGGCCATAAAGTATATGCACTTAGGATGACACATCATGTTTGCTGTATGACCAGAAATATTGACAGAAAAAGCATTGACCTTTCGAACATCAATCGTAGGAGGTTTGTCCAAGGTGTTAGTTCTACAGTAGGCGTAAGCGGATTAGGTGTCTCAGGACTTGGAAAGGCCTCTGCGGAGGGTGCACGTGAGTATATTGGGGTGTCATATGATACTAGAACTCACATCACCCAGCGGAAATGTACTGCATCACTTAATTATAAACCAGATGGTAGACTGAGTGGGATACTGAAGATTGCAGGTTATAATATACCAGTGGGATCTGACGGAAGGATAAAACCGAACTCGAGCTCTGATATGTGGTCTTACTGGATTGAAAAAGAAGAAGAGAAATTCCAGGAAGATGACCAAAAACTACAAATTAGGCTCAACTTCGATGGAGATAGAATGGTTGGGTGGATGACTCGTCCCACCCCAAAGTTTGCCAAACTCAGCTTCTCGATGAATGCTGTGGATAGAGGTGCAACTATGGACAAAATAGAGAGCGCTCTTAATCCAAAGGATCTCTCAAAATTCGACAAAAACCCCACTATCCCTCAAAAAGGAATTCCAACAGAAACGTCAATTCAGAATATGAGAGTGAAGCCTGATAAGTCAGAAAACTATCTCAAAAAGAGAGGTGGTGAGTGATGGAAGATTCAGACGATGTTTCAGTTATTTCGGAGTTCCCAGATAGTGGTGAGATGTCGATTGATACTAGTACTAATGGGTGTACTACGGATATCGAGGAAACAACAAACTGGGAATACGCAGCAGCTATCTCAGCTGAAGGAGAGAATGAGAATATCACGCTTGGGGAAAGTGAATACAAAAATATTTATATCCATGACATGTTCCCTGATCTTCCCACAGATCTCTTGGGTGGCTGTTCGTTTTCAACTGGCAGCTACCCATCCGAACCCAGTCCTGATTCAGTAACTTACTCTCTAAATGTTGCTGATGATAAGATATCCCTGTCAGAACCAGTCCCGTGGCCTGACGATGACGATAATGAAAATGATTACGACGACTTAGCGGCAATTTCGATAGCTATCGTTGGTGCATTCGTGGCTCCGTGGAAGTCTATTGCTCTATCTGGCATCTCTCTTTTGCTTGACACTGATTTGCAAGATCCGATTACGTTTGATCGAGATACATCCAATGGCGAAACGTTCACTTGGGACTATCTATTGGATGCTAGTTCAGGATTAGATGGGTTTCCGGATACCCGAGAAGAAACTGGTGGTATCCGTGCAAGTGTGCGTAATGAGGGATTGGGATCTGGTGACTACACAGACATCTCTGTTGACACGTCATTCACGTTTCGAGTCCCCTCTCTTGGTGGATACTGCCCATGTGAAGGCTATGTTTTAGTCAATGAGACTGCTGAGAGTTCGTTCCTGGAATTAGTCGAAGGCGAATAGGTTAAGCAACCAATCAAAATATTCTACATCCTTCACTAAAATAATATTGTCTTGAATGTGAGAGAAAATCACTTGTCAAGACCGTTGAGAGGAAGCTAAGGAGCTGGTCCTCGTGAATTTGATCGTCTGCTTGCTGCTGTTGTTTGGACACATCTTCAGCAAGCAGACGTCTCAACTAACCGACTTTGTAATGTACTAAATACGCGTGAAAATAAGACACGCAACAGAACCCAAACTCCGAAGTTGTGGACTCCACAACCTCGGAGGATGGGCGTGTTGCGTGCCTTCTATTCAAGCACAACAACGGAGAAATAGGTGCTGTCTATCGGTTTTGATTTCATATCACTCAGAAAACCTTTCCACGCTTTCTCACCGTGACGAACTCGGAAATCACGAGACGAGGGCCTAATCAAACACAAACCATGTGAAAATAAGACACGCAACAGAACCCAAACTCCGAAACTGTGCTGGCCGGAAGACCGGACTGTGTGGTGGACATCTCGGTATGAATCCTCAGTACATCACAAAGCCGGTTAGTTGAGACGTCTGCTTGCAGAAGGTGTGTCTAATACCAAGCAAGCAGACAGTGAAATCCACGAGGACCAGCTCCTTAACTTCCTCGTCAACCGACTTGACGAGGAAGTTTCTCTGAATCTCGCCAACAACGCTAAAATCGATGCAGAGAACATCTACGAGGTCCTCGTCGGTGCATGCACCGACGGGACCTCCGTCTCCACGCTCTGCGAAAACAGTGAAGACGCGCCTCCCGCAAACACGGTCCTCTACCATCTCCGAACGAAGTTTCAGTACCTCACAAAGCCGTTTAGTTAGAAGGTCTGCTTGCTGAAGATGTGTCCAACAACCAGCAAACAGACGATGAAATCCACGAGGACCAGCTCCTTAACTTCCTCGTCAACTCTCTTGACGAGGAAGTTGCTCTCTCACTCGCTGAAAACGCTGAACTCGATGCTGAAGACATCTACGAGGTCCTCGTCGGCGCCTGCGCCGACGGGACCTCGGTCTCAACGCTCTGTGAGAGAAGCGAAAATGCACCCCACGAAAACTCCGTTCTCTACCATCTCCGCACTAAATTCGATCTAGAAACGCTCGAACAGGTGGGCAACATGCTCCTCCAGAAAGACGTTCTCGACGTCCTTCCCCAGCAGGTGGAGGTCTGCGCAGACCTCCACCTGCGGCCCTACTATGGTGACGAAGACGACACGGACGGCCTGTATCACTCACAAGCGAAGCGTGGAACCACCGCGTTCCACGCGTACGCATCCGTTCTAGTTTAACGAAGAATCCAGTTGCTGTCTGTTGATTTGATATCGTCGCAACTACCTGATTGAGAAACCCGGTGGGAAGTATGACCTACAGCCCACCGGATTCGGTCATAGTTGACCGGATTCAAAGAGCGTTTCCCTCTGATGAGTTGCGCGAGCGCGCTCGCGCAACGAATCTCGTCCAACGAGAGCGGAAATTCGACATCGTTGCGCTGTTCTACACACTCTCGTTTGGCTTCGCTGCTGGCTCAGACCGCTCTCTCCAAGCATTTCTCGAACGCTACGTCGAGATGGCTGACTGTGACGAACTCTCCTACGCATCGTTCCACGACTGGTTCGAACCAGGATTCGTTGCACTCCTTCGAGAGATTCTCGATGACGCAATCGAGAATCTCGATACCGGACGAGAAGATTTGAACGGCCGTCTCGAACGCTTTCGAGACGTCCTCATTGCTGACGCAACCATCGTTTCGCTGTACCAGGACGCCGCTGATATCTACACAGCAACCGGCGACCATCAAGCCGAACTGAAACTTCACCTCACCGAATCTCTCTCGACTGGGCTCCCGACACGATTCCGGACAACCGATGGGACGACTCATGAACGGAGTCAGCTACCCACCGGTGAGTGGGTAGCTGACGCCCTCATCTTGCTCGATTTAGGCTTCTACGACTTCTGGTTGTTCGACCGAATCGACCAGAACGGCGGGTGGTTCGTCTCCCGGGTGAAGGACAAC
This genomic stretch from Haloferax volcanii DS2 harbors:
- a CDS encoding tyrosine-type recombinase/integrase; its protein translation is MNWSRKSLDELEAFYWETIAPAMDRDGMDPTRDVPTYAWLTERGWSGIAYALREKHDLTPREFFVEVVGLGDDEADEGYDWGVDDDRTVEAFESYLGMLESRRSLADSTLPTRRTHLARFARIYRDRYGSADLLSRLDDRDAEPDEIDRCLAVLDEFDAELATDGTKLKYLQTVRSFYEYLVDFRRARYNPVENAAKQFRWEQGQPDNRTMTADQVSDVYAVADDLEDRLLVLGLAGWGLRPNELASLRASQLVLSGDDPHIAFDERKNGPGTVALLYGVDAVAARIDALAADDDWNGALFPSSRAASGHIARETVNRRFKRLADEAGVAVDGEVPTAKLCRRFWYTAYQEAVDEMLAQLEGVAADQGSKSAGVVMSNYLSEERRRSFRRQAMRETLADVFESAGESATVETQMP
- a CDS encoding ISH3-like element ISHvo22 family transposase; translated protein: MSNTKQADSEIHEDQLLNFLVNRLDEEVSLNLANNAKIDAENIYEVLVGACTDGTSVSTLCENSEDAPPANTVLYHLRTKFELDQLQRVGNTLLQKDVLDVLPKQVEVCADLHLRPYYGDEDDTDGLYHSQAKRGTTAFHAYATLYARVKNKRYTLAVRRLEDGDTASSVLAGFLGILDGLDLNVKAVYLDREFYDSKCLTLLQAHNHAYVMPIVRWGQSIKQELSEGWSRVIQHSLTARLDGHSWTVEFPVYIDCTYQNGRYDEHGVARHGYAADAPFIDSPRDARYHYAKRFGIEASYRLSEQSIATTSTQNPVVRLLYVVVSLLLQNVWRYLHWEYVATPRRGGRRLWQWPFKEFINMIRRAAWTALATRRAVPANRPPDDRFHR